One segment of Brassica napus cultivar Da-Ae chromosome C3, Da-Ae, whole genome shotgun sequence DNA contains the following:
- the LOC111198045 gene encoding uncharacterized protein LOC111198045 isoform X2 yields MNSGRIREKRQPLSRDRNPDSDSSPDRDSRYGNYPPEATCGYSCKHKKTLEEDPSAFAFDEVYDDMKHRDIVPKLQDRQDLKLTCVAGSGKGVSDTPVTLHIANAELAPTHPICLGLALN; encoded by the exons atgaactcaGGAAGAATAAGAGAGAAACGTCAACCTCTTTCCAG AGATCGGAACCCT GACTCCGACAGCTCACCAGACCGCGACTCTAG GTACGGAAACTATCCACCTGAAGCAACTTGTGGATATAGTTGCAAGCATAAGAAAACATTGGAGGAGGATCCTTCTGCTTTTGCATTTGATGAAGTTTATGATGACATGAAACACAGAGACATTGTTCCTAAACTGCAAGATCGTCAAGACCTCAAG TTGACATGTGTTGCAGGATCTGGTAAAGGGGTTTCAGACACTCCCGTGACGCTCCATATTGCAAATGCAGAGCTTGCTCCAACTCACCCAATCTGTCTAGGTCTGGCACTGAACTGA
- the LOC111198045 gene encoding uncharacterized protein LOC111198045 isoform X1 has product MNSGRIREKRQPLSRDRNPDSGIPGDLKSDSDSSPDRDSRYGNYPPEATCGYSCKHKKTLEEDPSAFAFDEVYDDMKHRDIVPKLQDRQDLKLTCVAGSGKGVSDTPVTLHIANAELAPTHPICLGLALN; this is encoded by the exons atgaactcaGGAAGAATAAGAGAGAAACGTCAACCTCTTTCCAG AGATCGGAACCCTGACTCCGGCATTCCCGGCGATTTGAAATCCGACTCCGACAGCTCACCAGACCGCGACTCTAG GTACGGAAACTATCCACCTGAAGCAACTTGTGGATATAGTTGCAAGCATAAGAAAACATTGGAGGAGGATCCTTCTGCTTTTGCATTTGATGAAGTTTATGATGACATGAAACACAGAGACATTGTTCCTAAACTGCAAGATCGTCAAGACCTCAAG TTGACATGTGTTGCAGGATCTGGTAAAGGGGTTTCAGACACTCCCGTGACGCTCCATATTGCAAATGCAGAGCTTGCTCCAACTCACCCAATCTGTCTAGGTCTGGCACTGAACTGA
- the LOC125583954 gene encoding defensin-like protein 159: MAKLSCSYFLVLMIVFSMCLMVERAEGKLCEITIDKERYCPLSSCVEDCYALYNGVAHCLDDPNVPGPSNCRCTYNC, encoded by the exons ATGGCGAAATTATCATGTTCTTACTTTCTTGTACTCATGATTGTATTTTCAA tgtgtTTAATGGTTGAAAGAGCTGAGGGAAAACTATGTGAAATAACCATTGACAAAGAACGGTATTGTCCACTATCCTCTTGTGTTGAAGACTGCTACGCGCTTTATAATGGTGTTGCACATTGTTTGGACGATCCTAACGTTCCCGGACCTTCTAACTGTCGTTGTACATATAATTGTTAA
- the LOC111198045 gene encoding uncharacterized protein LOC111198045 isoform X4, with translation MNSGRIREKRQPLSRDRNPDSDSSPDRDSRYGNYPPEATCGYSCKHKKTLEEDPSAFAFDEVYDDMKHRDIVPKLQDRQDLKDLVKGFQTLP, from the exons atgaactcaGGAAGAATAAGAGAGAAACGTCAACCTCTTTCCAG AGATCGGAACCCT GACTCCGACAGCTCACCAGACCGCGACTCTAG GTACGGAAACTATCCACCTGAAGCAACTTGTGGATATAGTTGCAAGCATAAGAAAACATTGGAGGAGGATCCTTCTGCTTTTGCATTTGATGAAGTTTATGATGACATGAAACACAGAGACATTGTTCCTAAACTGCAAGATCGTCAAGACCTCAAG GATCTGGTAAAGGGGTTTCAGACACTCCCGTGA
- the LOC111198045 gene encoding uncharacterized protein LOC111198045 isoform X3, with protein MNSGRIREKRQPLSRDRNPDSGIPGDLKSDSDSSPDRDSRYGNYPPEATCGYSCKHKKTLEEDPSAFAFDEVYDDMKHRDIVPKLQDRQDLKDLVKGFQTLP; from the exons atgaactcaGGAAGAATAAGAGAGAAACGTCAACCTCTTTCCAG AGATCGGAACCCTGACTCCGGCATTCCCGGCGATTTGAAATCCGACTCCGACAGCTCACCAGACCGCGACTCTAG GTACGGAAACTATCCACCTGAAGCAACTTGTGGATATAGTTGCAAGCATAAGAAAACATTGGAGGAGGATCCTTCTGCTTTTGCATTTGATGAAGTTTATGATGACATGAAACACAGAGACATTGTTCCTAAACTGCAAGATCGTCAAGACCTCAAG GATCTGGTAAAGGGGTTTCAGACACTCCCGTGA